Within Anaerolineae bacterium, the genomic segment CTCCTGCTTTGAATTTATTTCACGAAATTATGACCTCTGATACCCTATTTACCAAATTATTTTACATAATACACGCGATTGCCCTGCATGTATTAGAAGTTTGCTTGATTTTTGCCGTACTACCTGAACGATTACCTTCTGGATACGTCATTTTTCTTAAAAATGAGAAAGTCCCACACCCATTGCTCCGGGTCGGCGGAGTAGGCGAGGGGGATCGCCGCCGAAAGAGGAATGCCGTCCGGGTCGGCCACGTAAACGTGCCACACCCCATCGGTAAAGGGGCCTAACTCCAATTTAGCATTGCCAGATTTAATGTAGTCACAATCTACGCAATTGACCACGCTCCAATTCCAATCGCTGAGGGCGCTTTCGCGGTGTTCCCCGGAAGGCGCGTGGTCGCCGACCACTTTTAGCCCGCCAATCGGCGCATTATCGGCCGTAACCAGGGCCAGGTAAAGCGTGATCACGTGATAGGTTGTTTTTTGGAACATCCGGTTGCCCTGCTCGGCCACCACAAAGGGAAAATCGGGTGCGGGGGTGGGTGTGGGCGGAGTCGGGGTGGCCGTGGGCAGCGGTTGGGTGGGAATAGGCGTGTCGGTGGGCAGAGGCGTATCGGTGGGGATGGGGCTGGCCGTAGGGGTTACCGTGGGCACCAGGGTGGGCACCTCCGTAGCCGCCTGCTGGGCCGCGGGCAAGTTACCGGCAGCGGCCACCTCTGCTACAGGTAAGGCCGGATTGTTTGGATCGCCGGTGGGGGTAAAGGTTGGCCGTAAGGTAGGCGGAGGGGCGTAAATAGGATCATCCCCCCCTACATGGGCAATGGCTGCCTCCGGCCTGGTTTGCATATAAGCGGCAAAAACAATGGAGCCAAGCAAAAACACCAGCCCAATAAAGGCAATGGTGGCAATCGCATCAATGGTGGCCTGCGACATCCGCCAGAACTGCCGTTTAGGGGCCTGGCGCGGGCGTTTCCGCTTGACCTTTTTCCCGGCCACGCGGGTTGGCCGGGTGGCCTGCTCGCCCAGTATCCGCCGCAATTCAAGTTCCAGCTCATTCATTTCCACAATAACGGGATAGGGCGTATGCGGGCCGTAGTAGGCCTGGTATTTGCGCAATTCCTCAAGCCGATAGATTTTGGCCTGAATGATTTCATCTGCCGACATAGTGATTGCCACTCCAACACCAGGGAGTTAACATAATACTTTCAATCTTATGTTATCACAAATCGGCTAAAAATACAATTTTGTCCCGGAGTATTGCCGCCGGATTCTATATCCGGTAGGTTGTTGACCAACCATACTATATGTAGGGCATTGGTTGGGAGTGACGGTTGGGAGTGACGACTTCAGTCGTTTTTGGGAGACAATTTGCAACTGAAGTCGCCACTACAATAAAAAAAGCATTATTTCAGCCCAGGCCAAGCCGCTCGAATTGCTCGGGGGGGGCGTCATGTTCTTTCATTAATTTGACCAAATATTGGTTCATCCTTTCTTCAACCGCCGGGGCATCCAGCGGGTGTTCCTGTTTAGGATCGTTGTGCAGGTCAAAAAGCAGGGTGCCAAAAGGATAGGGATTTTGCCAGGGCCGGGTGGCAATTTTCATCAGGCGACACCCTTTGCTAAAGGAGAAAGGTGGGGCCAATTGAATATCCTGCAACTCATCAATTCCAAATGGCTGGCGCATGTGGGTTGGCATCAGGGTATAATCATAAAGGGGACTATTATCGGGGTGGACCGGGGCGCGCATGTAAACATAACGGCCATCGGTGCAGTTGACGTGCATGCCGTGCTGGCCAAATAAAACAGCCTCGTGGACCGGTCGGTCGGCGGCAATGGTCTCTTGTAGGGGCAGGCCCCGCATATCCGGAGGACGCCCTACGCCAAAATAGTCCAGCAACGTGGCCGAAAGATCAATCATCTGGGCCAACGACCGCCGCCGTTCATTCCGGCAGCCACAGCGCGGGTCCCAAATAAAGAGCGGCGGGTGGGCCACCTCGCCGTAAAAGGGTTGGACACACTTGGCCCACCAGTCGTGCTCTCCCAACAAAAAGCCATGATCGGTCACCACAATGAGCATGGTGTCTGCCCACATGTCCAGTTCGTCCATCATATCCAGCACCCGGCCCAAATATTCATCACACATACTGAGCAGGGCTGCGTACTGGTAGCGCAGATGTTTAACCTGTTCCGGGGTTTCTGCTACTTGCTCGTAATTCGGCCAGTCAAAGTGGGGGCCGTTGTAATCATGCGGGTAAAGGTCTTTATAGGTTTGTTGGGTAAAAAACGGTTCGTGGGGGTCAAAGGACTCAATTTGCAGGAACCAATTATCCTGGCTGTGGTTGGTTTGGATGAACTCCAGCCCCAGTTCAAATATTTTGGCCAGGGATTGATCTTGGGCCGTGGGCATATAACCGCGATTGACCCAGTCCTGCCGCCACCAGGGTGTTCCGGCTCTGGCGTTGGGCACTACCGGGGGGATCGCCGGGTCTTGCACCTGGCCTTTCCATAAATCACCTTCCTGCCCCCGCGCTATTTCAAAGGAACTGTAACGGTTGTGATAGGTGGCGCCGCCATCTTCCCAATAATGGTAGTGATCGGTGACCAGGTGAGTGTAGACGTCATGCTCCTTGAGGAGTTGGGGCATTGAGTCGTCAAACGGCTCCAGCGGCCCCCAACTGCGGTGCAGAAAATTGTAACGTCCGGTGTGCAGGTCGCGGCGGGCCGGCATGCAGGGCATACTGCCCACGTAATAGTTTTCAAAAGTGACCGTTCTTTCGGCCAGGCGTTCAAAATTGGGTGCATGCACCCATTCACAGCCGTAGGGCGGCAGCATGTGCCGGTTGAGGGAATCGAACATAACCATGATGGCCTTCATGATGAACATCCTTTCTCTGTAGTTCTATTTGGGGAGTAGCAGAATAGATTCTGCCCTCCTTAAAATTCATGGGGATTCAGCACAGGGTCAATATTGTGACGACTGGCAACGGCGATTTGGTCATATCAGTTGGCCAACCTTGCTCCTATCTTACAGCTAATTTAACTCTGAAGCAAACTGCTGTTTCCCGTTGTCCCGGCTTGTTCATCAAGCCACAAGCGGGTAAAATCAGTAACGACCACTACCAGAAAATTAACTAATTGAGGAGGAAACAACAGTGTACTGGATGGGCATCCCGCTGAAAAGCCAACGCGCTTTGGCCCGGATGCGGGCCGCGGGACGGATTGTGGCGGAAACCTTTGCTTTGTTGAGCGAACACATTGCGCCCGGCATTACCCTGGCCGAGTTGGATCGGTTAGCCGAAAAATATCTTAAAAGCCAACACACCGCGCCGTTATACAAAGGCTATCGCGGCAATCCGCCGGAACACCCCCCTTTTCCGGGCGTGATTTGCGCCTCGGTGAACCATGAAATTTGCCACGGCCTGCCAAACGAGCGTATTTTGCAGGCGGGCGATATTGTGGGTATTGACATTGGCCTGCGCTACCAGGGCTATTGCGGCGACGCCTGCATGACCTTTGGCGTAGGCCAAATTTCAGCGGAAGCCCAACGGCTTTTAGACGTTAGCCGGGAATGTCTCCACATTGGCATCGAGGCCGCTCAATTGGGCCACCACCTCAACGATATTGGCCGGGCCATTGAGGCTTACGCCCAAAGGCAGCGCGTTAGCGTGGTGCGCGAATGGGGCGGGCACGGCCTGGGCAAATCCCTGCACGAATCGCCATCGGTATCGCACGTGCGCGAGGCCAAGCGAGGGCCTCAACTGCGTCCGGGGATGGTTTTCACCATTGAGCCGATGATTAACCTGGGTACGCATGAGTGGGTGCAACTTGATGACGGCTGGACCGTGGTAACGGCAGACAGTTCGCTCTCGGCCCAGTTTGAACATACGGTGGCGATTACAAAAAACGGGGTGGAAATTTTATCAAAGTTGTGAGAACGACCAACGACCAACGACCAACAATGACCAACGACTAATGACCGATCAATTCTGTCGTTCGTCGTTGGTCGTTCGTCCTCCGTCCTTCGTCGTTTACGTAATTTTACGTAGTTTCGGGTGTATTTTTGCGTAGAAAAGACCACTGAAAAAGTGGTCTTTTTTTTACCCAAATGCCTTTTTTTTACCACTGCGCGCCGGATGAAAAAATGATAAAATGTTAAAGTGGGGT encodes:
- a CDS encoding sulfatase; translation: MKAIMVMFDSLNRHMLPPYGCEWVHAPNFERLAERTVTFENYYVGSMPCMPARRDLHTGRYNFLHRSWGPLEPFDDSMPQLLKEHDVYTHLVTDHYHYWEDGGATYHNRYSSFEIARGQEGDLWKGQVQDPAIPPVVPNARAGTPWWRQDWVNRGYMPTAQDQSLAKIFELGLEFIQTNHSQDNWFLQIESFDPHEPFFTQQTYKDLYPHDYNGPHFDWPNYEQVAETPEQVKHLRYQYAALLSMCDEYLGRVLDMMDELDMWADTMLIVVTDHGFLLGEHDWWAKCVQPFYGEVAHPPLFIWDPRCGCRNERRRSLAQMIDLSATLLDYFGVGRPPDMRGLPLQETIAADRPVHEAVLFGQHGMHVNCTDGRYVYMRAPVHPDNSPLYDYTLMPTHMRQPFGIDELQDIQLAPPFSFSKGCRLMKIATRPWQNPYPFGTLLFDLHNDPKQEHPLDAPAVEERMNQYLVKLMKEHDAPPEQFERLGLG
- the map gene encoding type I methionyl aminopeptidase, which encodes MGIPLKSQRALARMRAAGRIVAETFALLSEHIAPGITLAELDRLAEKYLKSQHTAPLYKGYRGNPPEHPPFPGVICASVNHEICHGLPNERILQAGDIVGIDIGLRYQGYCGDACMTFGVGQISAEAQRLLDVSRECLHIGIEAAQLGHHLNDIGRAIEAYAQRQRVSVVREWGGHGLGKSLHESPSVSHVREAKRGPQLRPGMVFTIEPMINLGTHEWVQLDDGWTVVTADSSLSAQFEHTVAITKNGVEILSKL